Proteins from a single region of Candidatus Tanganyikabacteria bacterium:
- the aspS gene encoding aspartate--tRNA ligase, with product MTTATQTIRLGTRSHLNGTLRASDDGKRVTLFGWVDTRRDHGGVIFVDLRDRTGLVQVVFQPEIAPDAHRQADKLRGEFAIGVSGVVRPRAPGMANPKLDTGDIEVAADELMIYNPAKPLPFPLDDPDVDENLRLKHRYLEIRGRKLASALTTRHHIAQAIRRFMDERGFIEIETPVLTKSTPEGARDYLVPSRLYPGEFFALPQSPQIFKQILMVGGMDRYFQIVRCFRDEDLRADRQPEFTQLDVEMSWTSQDQVLEIHEELIVKLLRDFAGAEIARPVRRMTYQEAMDRYGSDKPDLRFGLELVDVTALTRDCGFNVFALAPVVKAIRVPGGGQLISRSQIDALTDFVRKFGAKGLAYVKVGEAAGPVVKNVRPEVLDRIQQACGAEAGDLLLFGADAYDAVCDTMGRLRLKLGADLGLIQEGRHELLWVVDFPMFEWHEGDRRFYAKHHPFTSPKEEHLPAIARIAAALRDGADLTPEQIAELASVNANAYDMVLNGTELGGGSIRIHRRDVQEQVFTLLGLSAEESARKFGFMLEAFEYGTPPHGGLAFGLDRLAMLLIGQTAIREVIAFPKTQQARDLMADAPGPVDAKQLRELHIRVAAD from the coding sequence ATGACGACCGCCACGCAGACCATCCGCCTCGGTACGCGCAGCCACCTCAACGGTACGCTCCGGGCGAGCGACGACGGCAAGCGGGTCACGCTCTTCGGCTGGGTGGATACGCGGCGCGACCACGGCGGCGTCATCTTCGTCGACCTGCGCGACCGGACGGGCCTGGTGCAGGTGGTCTTCCAGCCGGAGATCGCCCCGGACGCGCACCGGCAGGCAGACAAGCTCCGCGGCGAGTTCGCCATCGGGGTTTCCGGCGTCGTGCGCCCGCGGGCCCCCGGCATGGCCAACCCCAAGCTGGATACGGGCGATATCGAGGTCGCCGCCGACGAGCTGATGATCTACAACCCCGCCAAGCCGCTGCCGTTTCCGCTGGACGATCCGGACGTGGACGAGAATCTGCGGCTCAAGCATCGCTACCTCGAGATCCGCGGCCGCAAGCTGGCCTCGGCGCTCACCACCCGGCACCACATCGCCCAGGCGATCCGGCGCTTCATGGACGAGCGCGGCTTCATCGAGATCGAGACGCCGGTGCTGACCAAGAGCACGCCCGAAGGCGCCCGCGACTACCTGGTGCCGAGCCGCCTGTATCCCGGTGAGTTCTTCGCCTTGCCCCAGTCGCCGCAGATCTTCAAGCAGATCCTGATGGTGGGCGGCATGGACCGCTACTTCCAGATCGTCCGCTGTTTCCGCGACGAGGATCTGCGCGCCGACCGCCAGCCCGAATTCACGCAACTCGACGTCGAGATGTCCTGGACGTCCCAGGACCAGGTGCTCGAGATCCACGAGGAGCTCATCGTCAAGCTCCTGCGGGATTTCGCCGGCGCGGAAATCGCGCGCCCCGTCCGGCGCATGACCTACCAGGAAGCCATGGACCGGTACGGCTCGGACAAGCCGGATCTCCGCTTCGGGCTGGAGCTCGTGGACGTCACCGCCCTGACCCGCGACTGCGGCTTCAACGTCTTCGCCCTCGCGCCCGTGGTCAAGGCCATCCGCGTGCCGGGCGGCGGGCAACTGATCTCGCGGTCGCAGATCGATGCCCTCACCGACTTCGTGCGCAAGTTCGGCGCCAAGGGCCTGGCCTACGTGAAGGTGGGCGAGGCCGCCGGCCCGGTGGTCAAGAACGTCAGGCCCGAGGTCCTGGACCGCATCCAGCAGGCCTGCGGCGCGGAGGCGGGGGATCTGTTGCTCTTCGGGGCCGACGCCTACGACGCCGTGTGCGACACCATGGGTAGGCTGCGGCTCAAGCTGGGGGCCGATCTCGGGCTCATCCAGGAAGGGCGCCACGAGCTGCTGTGGGTCGTGGACTTCCCCATGTTCGAGTGGCACGAGGGCGACCGCCGGTTCTATGCCAAGCACCACCCCTTCACGTCGCCCAAGGAGGAGCACCTGCCGGCGATCGCCCGCATCGCCGCGGCCCTTCGGGACGGGGCCGACCTCACTCCCGAGCAGATCGCCGAACTGGCGTCGGTCAACGCCAACGCCTACGACATGGTCCTCAACGGCACCGAACTGGGCGGCGGCAGCATCCGAATCCACCGCCGCGACGTCCAGGAGCAGGTGTTTACGCTGCTCGGCCTGTCGGCCGAGGAGTCGGCCCGCAAGTTCGGCTTCATGCTCGAGGCCTTCGAGTACGGCACGCCGCCGCACGGCGGGCTGGCCTTCGGCCTGGATCGCCTGGCGATGCTGCTGATTGGCCAGACGGCCATCCGCGAGG